One Bdellovibrio bacteriovorus str. Tiberius DNA segment encodes these proteins:
- a CDS encoding vWA domain-containing protein produces the protein MRKLILIALTLCAFASSAQQKDEPSVPQGMTQLKAEDLLDNMDFDPSKIPANAAAEVKAEDLPSTAIPLVEYVIDSSGSMGQLMGPKKTKIYVLKKLLARYLMSQWTEKTSSGLRVIGSRRKKDCKDNYLAIEPGQSKLGAIEGIVKGFEPVGMTPIGQALKDAYKDVEHYQGPKRVVLFTDGEETCGQDPCKIAAELSGKDVDLKFFVVAFGLQNQPDILNKLACIGDMNQADDEQKLEELFQDLDKQLNPGKNLFVSSPQPNATVFLFRADSPNEIYRKFHASQGIEVPPGKYLAIVNLKPKYKFSEFIIPPQKKVTLKVGGQGFFQANFVEKLMKIELLDSNRKVIKRFTSDVRVPLPTGKWAIRLYRDPFFEKTLENYLIVPNAEYTYDVQEAGALVVEDPKVRGIYVYDGRFALLGNHLTNVPLVLGKGVYEVRVDEKCVFKDVIMGSNSGLVKMDCSKVKNDQ, from the coding sequence ATGAGAAAGCTGATTCTGATAGCCCTGACTTTGTGTGCTTTTGCCTCCTCGGCCCAGCAAAAGGACGAACCTTCCGTGCCGCAGGGGATGACTCAACTAAAGGCTGAAGATCTTCTTGATAATATGGATTTCGATCCTTCCAAGATTCCTGCCAATGCCGCGGCAGAGGTGAAGGCCGAAGACCTGCCATCAACGGCGATTCCACTGGTGGAATACGTCATCGACAGCTCGGGTTCGATGGGACAGTTGATGGGCCCGAAAAAAACCAAGATCTATGTTCTGAAAAAACTGCTGGCCCGATATTTGATGTCCCAGTGGACGGAAAAGACCAGCAGTGGTCTGCGGGTGATCGGTTCACGCCGCAAGAAAGACTGCAAGGACAACTATCTGGCGATTGAACCCGGACAAAGCAAGCTGGGCGCAATTGAGGGTATCGTGAAGGGCTTTGAACCGGTGGGCATGACCCCGATTGGTCAGGCTTTGAAGGATGCCTATAAGGATGTTGAGCATTACCAGGGGCCGAAGCGAGTGGTGCTGTTCACCGACGGGGAAGAAACCTGCGGTCAGGATCCGTGCAAGATCGCGGCGGAACTCAGTGGCAAAGATGTGGATTTGAAATTCTTTGTCGTGGCTTTCGGTCTGCAGAACCAGCCGGATATTTTGAACAAGCTGGCCTGTATTGGTGACATGAACCAGGCGGATGACGAACAAAAGCTGGAAGAGCTGTTTCAGGATCTGGACAAGCAGCTGAATCCGGGTAAGAACCTGTTTGTCAGCAGCCCTCAGCCCAACGCGACGGTGTTTTTGTTCCGGGCGGATTCCCCGAACGAGATCTATCGTAAATTCCATGCCTCTCAGGGGATTGAAGTTCCTCCGGGCAAGTACCTGGCTATCGTGAATCTGAAACCCAAATACAAATTTTCAGAGTTCATCATCCCACCTCAAAAAAAGGTGACGCTGAAGGTGGGCGGACAGGGGTTCTTCCAGGCAAACTTTGTTGAAAAGCTGATGAAGATCGAGCTTCTGGATTCCAACCGCAAAGTAATCAAGCGCTTCACCAGTGATGTGCGTGTTCCGCTGCCAACGGGCAAGTGGGCGATTCGTCTTTATCGTGATCCTTTCTTTGAAAAGACTTTGGAAAACTACCTGATTGTTCCCAATGCTGAATACACTTATGATGTTCAGGAAGCCGGGGCTTTGGTGGTGGAAGATCCCAAGGTGCGGGGCATTTACGTCTATGACGGACGCTTTGCGCTGCTGGGAAATCATCTGACGAATGTGCCACTGGTTCTGGGTAAGGGCGTCTACGAAGTCCGCGTGGATGAAAAATGCGTCTTTAAGGATGTGATCATGGGTTCCAACAGTGGACTTGTGAAGATGGATTGCAGCAAGGTGAAAAATGACCAATAA